One Cucurbita pepo subsp. pepo cultivar mu-cu-16 chromosome LG09, ASM280686v2, whole genome shotgun sequence DNA window includes the following coding sequences:
- the LOC111801473 gene encoding pentatricopeptide repeat-containing protein At2g02980, chloroplastic, translated as MAISCIPTSQFALSKPKNEFINQPHPLSLFSKCSSLRELKQIQAYTIKTNLHNDISVLTKLINFCTRNPTISSMDHAHHLFDKMLDKDIVLFNIMARGYARSNSPYLVFSLFAQVLCSGLLPDDYTFSSLLKACAGSKALEEGRQLHCFAIKLGLGHNIYICPTLINMYAACNDMNAARGVFDGMEEPCIVSYNAIITGYARSSQPNEALSLFRELQASNLEPTDVTMLSIIMSCALLGALDLGRWIHEYVKKKGFDKFVKVNTALIDMYAKCGSIVDAISIFEGMRVRDTQAWSAMIVAFATHGDGLKAISMFEEMKKAGVRPDEITFLGLLYACSHAGLVEEGRGYFYSMYKNHGITPGIKHYGCMVDLLGRTGRLDEAYKFIDELAIKPTPILWRTLLSACSNHGNVDLAKRVIERIFELDDSHGGDYVILSNLCARLGRWEDVNRLRKLMKDRGVVKVPGCSSVEVNNVVHEFFSGDGVHSISVELRRALDELIKEIKLAGYVPDTSLVYHADMEEEAKELVLRYHSEKLAMAFGLLNTPPGTTIRVVKNLRICGDCHNAAKLISLIFGRQIVIRDVQRFHRFEDGQCSCCDFW; from the coding sequence ATGGCAATCTCGTGTATTCCAACAAGCCAATTTGCTCTCTCAAAACCCAAGAATGAGTTCATAAATCAACCCCACCCACTTTCTCTTTTCTCCAAATGTTCATCTCTGAGGGAGCTCAAGCAAATTCAAGCTTATACCATCAAAACAAATCTTCACAATGACATCTCTGTTCTCACAAAGCTCATTAATTTCTGCACGCGTAACCCCACCATTTCGTCCATGGACCATGCCCACCACCTGTTCGATAAAATGCTTGACAAGGATATTGTACTGTTTAACATAATGGCTCGTGGTTATGCTCGCTCTAATTCTCCATATCttgtattctctctttttgctCAAGTCCTGTGCTCTGGATTGCTTCCTGATGACTACACATTCTCGTCTCTTCTCAAGGCGTGTGCTGGTTCCAAGGCCTTGGAAGAAGGCAGGCAGTTGCATTGCTTTGCTATTAAACTAGGACTTGGTCACAATATTTACATATGCCCAACCCTTATAAATATGTATGCGGCGTGCAATGACATGAATGCAGCACGGGGAGTTTTTGATGGAATGGAGGAGCCATGTATTGTTAGCTATAATGCCATTATTACAGGCTATGCTCGAAGTAGTCAACCCAATGAGGCTTTGTCATTGTTTAGAGAATTGCAAGCTAGCAATCTTGAGCCTACTGATGTTACAATGCTTAGTATAATTATGTCATGTGCTCTGTTGGGAGCACTAGATCTTGGAAGGTGGATTCATGAATATGTTAAGAAGAAAGGATTTGATAAATTTGTGAAGGTGAACACTGCACTTATAGATATGTATGCGAAATGCGGTAGTATAGTTGATGCCATTTCGATCTTCGAGGGAATGCGTGTGAGAGACACACAAGCTTGGTCTGCAATGATAGTTGCATTTGCAACTCATGGGGATGGCTTGAAAGCCATCTCGATGTTCGAAGAGATGAAGAAAGCAGGAGTTCGACCTGATGAGATTACGTTTTTGGGACTTTTGTATGCTTGCAGTCATGCTGGACTAGTAGAGGAAGGTAGAGGATATTTCTATAGCATGTATAAAAACCATGGAATAACTCCAGGGATCAAGCATTATGGATGTATGGTCGATTTGCTTGGTCGAACAGGTCGACTAGACGAGGCTTATAAGTTCATAGATGAATTGGCAATTAAGCCGACACCTATTCTCTGGCGCACCCTGTTATCTGCTTGCAGCAACCACGGTAATGTCGACTTGGCAAAGCGAGTCATTGAACGGATTTTTGAATTAGATGATTCCCATGGAGGCGACTATGTCATATTATCGAACTTGTGTGCTCGATTAGGAAGATGGGAGGACGTGAACCGTCTGAGGAAATTGATGAAAGATAGAGGGGTGGTGAAGGTTCCTGGGTGTAGTTCTGTGGAGGTAAACAATGTAGTACATGAGTTCTTCTCTGGTGATGGAGTTCACTCCATTTCAGTCGAGCTGCGACGAGCGCTCGACGAGTTAATCAAGGAAATAAAGTTAGCGGGATATGTACCGGATACTTCTTTAGTATATCATGCTGATATGGAAGAGGAAGCGAAAGAGCTTGTCCTGAGATATCACAGTGAAAAGCTAGCCATGGCTTTTGGGCTCCTAAATACACCTCCCGGTACAACCATAAGGGTAGTCAAGAACCTCCGAATTTGTGGAGATTGTCACAATGCTGCAAAGCTTATATCTCTGATTTTCGGGAGGCAGATCGTCATTAGGGACGTTCAACGATTCCATCGCTTTGAAGACGGGCAATGCTCCTGTTGTGATTTCTGGTAA